In Microplitis mediator isolate UGA2020A chromosome 2, iyMicMedi2.1, whole genome shotgun sequence, a single window of DNA contains:
- the LOC130663688 gene encoding paired amphipathic helix protein Sin3a-like — protein MVSNMQLRTAQQNIQRLNVEDAVLYLNKVRCTFSNQPQVYADFLNIMKDLKSRRIAISTVVSRVSNLFEGHPELIVGFNTYLPPGYKIEVHSNEQGLPFQVYVTTPSSTPTQTSIVSQNCTVNFGPPPVANPPSQLTNPPSRPTNPPSQHTNPSSQPINLSSRPINPSSQPTNPPSQPTNVPSFIDILQGLTNRYHTLVNNVSNNSSHITAAVSQAQNGVVQNSNSGQTQQNRPIDFNHAINFVNKIRNRFHNQPYKYTGFLEILHTYQRGRDNLMYGNHTAAGRCSGGGGVGPAGDHLTVAEVYSKVADLFENQEDLLAEFRGFLPSPIEQSSLGNQAAAVNSNNAGNIPRDHRYPGPERNGTGIRDMNSSQNIGQPRRSLSLHPSVLADHYHHAFHGPSPLHTAIIREMIEIIHLLAHL, from the exons ATGGTAAGCAACATGCAATTACGAACTGCGCAGCAGAATATTCAAAGGCTGAACGTAGAGGATGCAGTCTTGTATTTGAATAAAGTTAGATGTACATTCAGTAACCAACCCCAG GTCTACGCTGACTTTCTAAATATTATGAAAGACTTAAAATCCCGGAGAATAGCTATATCAACTGTTGTTTCAAGGGtcagtaatttatttgaaggGCACCCGGAACTAATTGTTGGATTTAATACATATTTACCACCGGGTTATAAGATTGAGGTTCACTCAAATGAGCAAGGGCTTCCTTTTCAAGTTTATGTGACTACCCCGAGTTCAACGCCAACACAGACTTCCATCGTATCACAAAACTGTACTGTTAATTTCGGTCCACCACCTGTTGCAAATCCACCAAGTCAGCTTACGAATCCACCAAGTCGGCCTACAAATCCACCAAGTCAGCACACAAATCCATCAAGTCAGCCTATAAACCTATCAAGTCGGCCTATAAATCCATCAAGTCAGCCTACAAATCCACCAAGTCAGCCTACAAATGTACCATCGTTTATTGACATACTGCAAGGATTAACAAACCGATATCACACCTTAGTGAATAATGTTTCAAATAATAGTTCTCATATAACCGCAGCAGTGAGTCAAGCGCAGAACGGAGTTGTTCAGAACAGCAACAGCGGACAGACCCAGCAGAATCGACCGATCGATTTTAATCATGCCATCAACTTCGTCAATAAGATTAGA AATCGATTTCACAATCAGCCATATAAGTACACAGGCTTTCTGGAGATCTTACATACATATCAAAGAGGAAGAGATAACCTGATGTATGGAAATCATACTGCTGCTGGACGTTGTAGTGGCGGTGGTGGAGTCGGTCCTGCTGGTGACCATCTCACCGTAGCCGAGGTATACAGTAAAGTTGCTGATCTCTTTGAAAATCAGGAAGATCTTCTTGCTGAGTTTAGAGGATTTTTACCGAGTCCTATCGAACAGTCTTCGCTG GGAAACCAAGCAGCAGCGGTTAACAGCAACAATGCCGGCAATATACCAAGAGATCATCGGTATCCAGGACCTGAACGTAATGGTACTGGAATCAGGGATATGAATAGTAGTCAGAATATTGGTCAGCCAAGGAGAAGTCTGTCCTTGCACCCGTCCGTCTTAGCAGACCATTATCATCACGCGTTTCATGGACCATCTCCATTACATACCGCAATAATTCGTGAAATGATTGAAATAATTCATCTTTTGgcgcatttataa
- the LOC130663690 gene encoding protein HGH1 homolog, with product MESLKEISQFLNLDTRLDLQAVAVENILGLTNTSKGREMLLSCPEILRQFILLCQVDSQRLAVAKDAARALINISGDEAGAKALLLISEASKCELNQRPTDNLIHICFSFILDKDNSLADQCSMILSNMTRAASLVDRIVGLIEKADCKWDQIVYAFAYADKYNTKGARLHYLGPMLSNLSQSEIVRRRLADRDHLIIHKLLPFVEYKDSLVRRGGIVGTLKNICFDVDNHLWLLSDQVDILSHLLLPLAGPEEFDDEDNEKLPIDLQYLPATKDREPDPDIRIMILEALCQLCATKEAREIMREKNAYVILREYHKWEKDKAALIACENVIDILIRTEEEIGADNLKVIDVPTKYSKKFQEIDEELLKE from the exons ATGGAGTCATTGAAAGAAATAtcgcaatttttaaatttagacaCTCGGCTTGATCTCCAAGCTGTTGCTGTTGAAAATATTCTTG gTCTTACAAACACGAGCAAGGGTAGAGAAATGCTGCTGAGCTGTCCAGAAATTTTAAGACAGTTTATTTTACTTTGCCAAGTTGATTCTCAGAGACTGGCTGTTGCTAAAGATGCAGCACGTGCTTTGATAAATATATCTGGTGATGAAGCTGGTGCTAAAGCATTGCTACTTATTTCCGAAGCTTCTAAATGTGAATTAAATCAACGACCTACTGATAATCTCATTCACATTTGCTTCag ttttattttagataaagATAATTCACTTGCAGATCAATGCTCTATGATTCTGTCAAACATGACGCGAGCTGCGAGTTTGGTTGATCGAATCGTTGGTTTGATCGAGAAAGCCGACTGCAAGTGGGACCAAATTGTTTACGCGTTTGCTTACGCTGATAAATACAACACCAAAGGCGCCAGGCTTCATTATCTTGGACCAATGCTCAGTAATTTAAGTCAATCGGAAATCGTCAGAAG GCGACTGGCAGACCGAGATCATCTCATAATCCACAAGCTTCTTCCCTTCGTCGAGTACAAGGACAGTCTAGTAAGACGCGGTGGTATCGTCGGAACCCTAAAGAATATTTGTTTCGATGTCGACAATCATCTTTGGCTTCTCAGCGATCAAGTTGACATTCTTTCTCATTTACTTCTGCCTCTTGCTGGTCCTGAGGAGTTTGACGACGAGGACAACGAAAAGTTACCCATCGATTTGCAATATTTACCTGCTACCAAAGACCGGGAGCCTGATCCAGACATCAG aATAATGATTCTGGAAGCACTTTGTCAGTTATGCGCAACTAAAGAAGCGCGAGAAATAATGCGGGAAAAAAATGCTTACGTGATACTCAGAGAGTATCACAAGTGGGAAAAAGATAAAGCTGCTCTTATAGCCTGTGAAAatgttattgatattttaatcaG aacTGAGGAAGAAATAGGAGCAGATAATTTGAAAGTAATTGACGTCCCTACGaagtattcgaaaaaattccaGGAAATCGATGAAGAATTATTAAAGGAGTGA
- the LOC130663687 gene encoding uncharacterized protein LOC130663687 isoform X1, with amino-acid sequence MSVIEQEVPEKGDRLCPAVAYAKMSCYDRGFRLNDAVSECSMRSKARIDSLFEDTRSICSSSYGDLYGSIYGQTGNLEDVNVDAQKKINGAVQARIEAMFASVEAEAGEKGECAAAILPVKYLGAAPVGGRIASVRGLQEPLRQLLERMDTIVSAELEVSRRGLTFRTSGSIEKTNPFRRIAVWSALRLRVRRLASPTLVAGDVGVATDEYHHAFIPLIGDDQVPGSEDKHADLYRTMRGLATDVSRYPPLFAVVMRRPGAARVLECHVFACSSEEEAVAAAATLYRALLADLDSNRRRPRQTNGLGCVSLASVASSIADYTSIASKNTYNNLPPKALAPHPVRPPRSKKNSLSGSVTDGGSSRSINSGKVIRRKKTSEIRSEDVAEARKRHSQMVKDSRCVLKELRDDTGHLSCQENNREVKRRNSINRNSNEGINNMRNKIYSGKVNGIEKIQDENELHSRIINNYDKVTRKDNKGGFEVDKNYCFIERNGNNIVGEVVNMPEAQLYERNQCSYDLHINSSRSEVYSERFDGHRGKQEACQAVKSNEDSSKSCDNSIYGRSTRNARNRSKAYEDHFKDVDKIYSLSQEDVKVTDLKRNSVASSVASSLRHDADKSNRGLKKDKLDAARRNSRHQECAYETERLQRASRIDGFSKKQLCNSSDAFTSDSSYPKCRKRDRAGSEPPISRTENAAKISQGIKLKRSVSDIEVERGDLLTRVELPRRGSFLKSSSTRLPANVHGGTPLGFTELFDEFRNQEGLTSVDDILDVIIDPEGMSFNELKPLYKEFLLKLASTLTQDELYQRSANIMKRRRRPQRRRSTRKSSLLGRAIRRSVSKLKTGPTEFTSVIFPARKFSESFDSSSSCDVRNSRNRVLASRLSRRKSSWRKSSKAVNSEDSDTCKRAARSAGANRSSSGYVSCSECSYDSESCTCVSADKCYCSLPRRSPGQVTAVNNLVVCSCDTDSCSESNKCYCAKRPVTQPTILEQLRQRGIIPSESTISRDGSLERARIIKNSRSHSSSQSLEYHKMRPSPVRSSSDNLALDYDLFSPGKKSQQSKSNNEKVLVVSARDPHGRLIYVGGANRNKKSFSNGGNRPGANQEAMSIKKTAEIAAVFGPESIRSCKRTSSTSSMRSSVSLEAGLGYLP; translated from the exons ATGTCTGTTATTGAGCAAGAAGTGCCAGAGAAAGGTGACCGGTTGTGCCCCGCGGTTGCATACGCGAAAATGTCCTGTTACGATCGAGGTTTCCGTCTTAATGACGCGGTGTCCGAGTGTTCAATGAGAAGCAAAGCCCGGATTGATTCGTTGTTTGAAGACACTAGGTCAATATGTAGTTCGAGTTATGGGGATTTGTATGGAAGCATTTACGGGCAGACTGGAAATCTCGAGGATGTAAATGTCGACgcgcagaaaaaaataaacggcGCTGTCCAGGCACGGATTGAGGCCATGTTTGCATCCGTCGAAGCTGAAGCCGGGGAAAAGGGTGAATGTGCTGCTGCTATCTTGCCG gtcaAATATTTAGGCGCCGCGCCGGTGGGCGGTCGGATTGCCAGCGTGCGAGGGCTTCAGGAACCACTGAGACAATTATTGGAACGCATGGATACGATTGTGTCCGCAGAACTGGAGGTATCGAGACGTGGGTTGACATTCCGGACATCTGGATCCATTGAGAAGACGAATCCGTTTCGAAGAATTGCGGTGTGGAGTGCACTGAGATTGCGTGTAAGACGATTGGCATCACCGACACTAGTGGCTGGAGATGTAGGAGTAGCAACCGATGAGTATCATCACGCATTTATTCCACTAATTGGCGATGATCAAGTACCAGGTAGTGAAGACAAGCACGCGGACTTGTATCGTACGATGCGAGGCCTGGCAACAGATGTAAGCCGTTATCCGCCGCTTTTTGCCGTTGTAATGAGACGTCCCGGAGCAGCTAGAGTACTCGAGTGTCATGTATTTGCGTGCTCAAGTGAAGAAGAAGCTGTTGCTGCTGCAGCAACACTATATCGGGCATTATTAGCTGACTTGGACTCGAATCGCAGACGTCCTAGACAGACAAATGGTCTCGGATGCGTCAGCTTGGCTTCTGTTGCTTCAAGTATCGCTGATTACACTTCGATCGCCAGCAAAAATACTTACAATAATTTACCACCCAAAGCTTTGGCTCCTCATCCTGTGAGACCGCCCAGATCCAAGAAAAATTCACTGTCCGGGTCTGTAACTGACGGCGGGTCTTCTAGATCAATTAACAGTGGCAAAGTAATTAGACGTAAAAAAACTTCCGAAATCAGATCTGAGGACGTCGCTGAAGCGAGGAAACGGCATAGCCAGATGGTAAAAGACTCTAGGTGTGTTTTGAAAGAATTGAGAGACGACACTGGACATTTGTCTTGTCAGGAAAATAATAGAGAAGTGAAACGTAGAAATTCTATCAATAGAAATAGCAATGAAGGTATTAATAATATgaggaataaaatttactctggTAAAGTGAAtggtattgaaaaaattcaagatgAAAATGAATTACACTCgaggataataaataattatgacaaAGTGACGAGAAAAGACAACAAAGGAGGGTTTGAAGTTGATAAGAATTACTGTTTTATCGAAAGAAATGGTAATAATATTGTCGGCGAGGTTGTTAATATGCCAGAGGCTCAGTTGTATGAAAGAAATCAGTGCTCGTATGACTTACATATAAATAGCAGCAGAAGTGAAGTTTATTCTGAACGATTTGATGGTCATCGTGGTAAGCAAGAAGCTTGCCAAGCTGTTAAATCCAATGAAGACAGCTCAAAGAGCTGTGACAATTCTATTTACGGAAGAAGTACACGAAATGCTAGAAATAGAAGTAAAGCATATGAAGACCACTTCAAAGATGtggataaaatttactctctCAGTCAAGAGGATGTTAAGGTTACTGACCTGAAGAGAAACAGTGTTGCGAGTTCAGTTGCTTCTTCACTCCGTCATGATGCTGATAAAAGTAATCGCGGTCTGAAGAAAGACAAACTCGATGCCGCGAGACGCAACTCCAGGCACCAGGAGTGCGCTTATGAGACGGAAAGACTCCAAAGAGCATCTAGGATTGATGGTTTCTCAAAGAAACAACTGTGCAATTCTTCAGATGCTTTTACCTCAGACTCAAGTTACCCGAAATGCAGAAAAAGAGACCGGGCTGGAAGCGAACCTCCGATCAGCAGAACAGAGAATGCGGCTAAAATAAGCCAAGGCATTAAATTGAAACGTTCTGTCAGTGACATTGAGGTTGAACGAGGTGATTTATTGACCAGAGTCGAGTTACCAAGACGTGGAAGCTTTTTAAAATCCAGCAGCACTAGGTTACCTGCAAATGTCCATGGTGGCACTCCGTTGGGATTCACAGAACTCTTTGATGAATTCAGAAATCAAGAGGGACTGACTAGCGTCGATGATATTCTAGATGTTATCATTG atCCTGAAGGGATGTCTTTCAATGAATTGAAACCTCTTtacaaagaatttttattgaaactgGCATCGACTTTAACCCAGGACGAGTTGTATCAAAGGTCAGCGAATATTATGAAACGCAGACGACGCCCGCAGAGGAGAAGATCAACACGGAAATCCAGTCTCCTTGGTCGCGCTATCAGAAGATCTGTTTCGAAATTAAAAACCGGGCCAACCGAGTTCACGTCTGTTATATTTCCAGCCCGGAAATTCAGTGAAAGTTTTGACAGCAGTTCGTCTTGTGATGTAAGAAATAGTCGGAACAGAGTTCTAGCCAGCAGGTTGAGCCGAAGAAAATCATCCTGGAGAAAATCATCTAAAGCTGTCAACTCGGAGGACAGTGACACGt gcAAGCGTGCGGCCCGGAGTGCGGGTGCGAATCGGAGCAGCAGCGGCTACGTGAGTTGCAGCGAATGCAGCTACGACTCTGAGTCCTGTACATGTGTATCTGCTGACAAGTGTTACTGCTCACTGCCAAGAAGATCACCCGGACAAGTGACAGCTGTCAATAATCTTGTCGTATGCAGCTGCGATACTGACAGCTGTTCTGAAAGTAATAAATGCTACTGTGCAAAAAGACCCGTCACTCAGCCTACTATCCTAGAACAGCTTAGACAGCGCGGTATCATCCCATCAGAAAGTACTATCAGCAGAGATGGAAGTCTGGAGAGAGcgagaattataaaaaacagcCGAAGTCATTCATCTTCGCAGAGTCTAGAGTATCATAAA ATGCGTCCATCTCCAGTGAGAAGCAGCTCAGACAATTTAGCACTGGACTATGATTTATTCAGCCCAGGTAAAAAATCACAGCAGTCCAAGTCTAACAATGAGAAAGTTCTGGTAGTGAGTGCCCGGGACCCACACGGACGTTTGATTTACGTCGGCGGTGCTAATAGGAACAAAAAATCTTTCTCCAACGGTGGGAATCGACCTGGAGCTAATCAGGAGGCGATGTCTATTAAAAAAACCGCTGAAATCGCGGCGGTCTTTGGACCCGAGTCTATAAGAAGTTGCAAAAGAACCAGCAGCACCTCCAGCATGCGGAGCTCTGTAAGCTTAGAAGCTGGTCTAGGTTATTTACCTTGA
- the LOC130663687 gene encoding uncharacterized protein LOC130663687 isoform X2, producing MSVIEQEVPEKGDRLCPAVAYAKMSCYDRGFRLNDAVSECSMRSKARIDSLFEDTRSICSSSYGDLYGSIYGQTGNLEDVNVDAQKKINGAVQARIEAMFASVEAEAGEKGECAAAILPVKYLGAAPVGGRIASVRGLQEPLRQLLERMDTIVSAELEVSRRGLTFRTSGSIEKTNPFRRIAVWSALRLRVRRLASPTLVAGDVGVATDEYHHAFIPLIGDDQVPGSEDKHADLYRTMRGLATDVSRYPPLFAVVMRRPGAARVLECHVFACSSEEEAVAAAATLYRALLADLDSNRRRPRQTNGLGCVSLASVASSIADYTSIASKNTYNNLPPKALAPHPVRPPRSKKNSLSGSVTDGGSSRSINSGKVIRRKKTSEIRSEDVAEARKRHSQMVKDSRCVLKELRDDTGHLSCQENNREVKRRNSINRNSNEGINNMRNKIYSGKVNGIEKIQDENELHSRIINNYDKVTRKDNKGGFEVDKNYCFIERNGNNIVGEVVNMPEAQLYERNQCSYDLHINSSRSEVYSERFDGHRGKQEACQAVKSNEDSSKSCDNSIYGRSTRNARNRSKAYEDHFKDVDKIYSLSQEDVKVTDLKRNSVASSVASSLRHDADKSNRGLKKDKLDAARRNSRHQECAYETERLQRASRIDGFSKKQLCNSSDAFTSDSSYPKCRKRDRAGSEPPISRTENAAKISQGIKLKRSVSDIEVERGDLLTRVELPRRGSFLKSSSTRLPANVHGGTPLGFTELFDEFRNQEGLTSVDDILDVIIDPEGMSFNELKPLYKEFLLKLASTLTQDELYQRSANIMKRRRRPQRRRSTRKSSLLGRAIRRSVSKLKTGPTEFTSVIFPARKFSESFDSSSSCDVRNSRNRVLASRLSRRKSSWRKSSKAVNSEDSDTQACGPECGCESEQQRLRELQRMQLRL from the exons ATGTCTGTTATTGAGCAAGAAGTGCCAGAGAAAGGTGACCGGTTGTGCCCCGCGGTTGCATACGCGAAAATGTCCTGTTACGATCGAGGTTTCCGTCTTAATGACGCGGTGTCCGAGTGTTCAATGAGAAGCAAAGCCCGGATTGATTCGTTGTTTGAAGACACTAGGTCAATATGTAGTTCGAGTTATGGGGATTTGTATGGAAGCATTTACGGGCAGACTGGAAATCTCGAGGATGTAAATGTCGACgcgcagaaaaaaataaacggcGCTGTCCAGGCACGGATTGAGGCCATGTTTGCATCCGTCGAAGCTGAAGCCGGGGAAAAGGGTGAATGTGCTGCTGCTATCTTGCCG gtcaAATATTTAGGCGCCGCGCCGGTGGGCGGTCGGATTGCCAGCGTGCGAGGGCTTCAGGAACCACTGAGACAATTATTGGAACGCATGGATACGATTGTGTCCGCAGAACTGGAGGTATCGAGACGTGGGTTGACATTCCGGACATCTGGATCCATTGAGAAGACGAATCCGTTTCGAAGAATTGCGGTGTGGAGTGCACTGAGATTGCGTGTAAGACGATTGGCATCACCGACACTAGTGGCTGGAGATGTAGGAGTAGCAACCGATGAGTATCATCACGCATTTATTCCACTAATTGGCGATGATCAAGTACCAGGTAGTGAAGACAAGCACGCGGACTTGTATCGTACGATGCGAGGCCTGGCAACAGATGTAAGCCGTTATCCGCCGCTTTTTGCCGTTGTAATGAGACGTCCCGGAGCAGCTAGAGTACTCGAGTGTCATGTATTTGCGTGCTCAAGTGAAGAAGAAGCTGTTGCTGCTGCAGCAACACTATATCGGGCATTATTAGCTGACTTGGACTCGAATCGCAGACGTCCTAGACAGACAAATGGTCTCGGATGCGTCAGCTTGGCTTCTGTTGCTTCAAGTATCGCTGATTACACTTCGATCGCCAGCAAAAATACTTACAATAATTTACCACCCAAAGCTTTGGCTCCTCATCCTGTGAGACCGCCCAGATCCAAGAAAAATTCACTGTCCGGGTCTGTAACTGACGGCGGGTCTTCTAGATCAATTAACAGTGGCAAAGTAATTAGACGTAAAAAAACTTCCGAAATCAGATCTGAGGACGTCGCTGAAGCGAGGAAACGGCATAGCCAGATGGTAAAAGACTCTAGGTGTGTTTTGAAAGAATTGAGAGACGACACTGGACATTTGTCTTGTCAGGAAAATAATAGAGAAGTGAAACGTAGAAATTCTATCAATAGAAATAGCAATGAAGGTATTAATAATATgaggaataaaatttactctggTAAAGTGAAtggtattgaaaaaattcaagatgAAAATGAATTACACTCgaggataataaataattatgacaaAGTGACGAGAAAAGACAACAAAGGAGGGTTTGAAGTTGATAAGAATTACTGTTTTATCGAAAGAAATGGTAATAATATTGTCGGCGAGGTTGTTAATATGCCAGAGGCTCAGTTGTATGAAAGAAATCAGTGCTCGTATGACTTACATATAAATAGCAGCAGAAGTGAAGTTTATTCTGAACGATTTGATGGTCATCGTGGTAAGCAAGAAGCTTGCCAAGCTGTTAAATCCAATGAAGACAGCTCAAAGAGCTGTGACAATTCTATTTACGGAAGAAGTACACGAAATGCTAGAAATAGAAGTAAAGCATATGAAGACCACTTCAAAGATGtggataaaatttactctctCAGTCAAGAGGATGTTAAGGTTACTGACCTGAAGAGAAACAGTGTTGCGAGTTCAGTTGCTTCTTCACTCCGTCATGATGCTGATAAAAGTAATCGCGGTCTGAAGAAAGACAAACTCGATGCCGCGAGACGCAACTCCAGGCACCAGGAGTGCGCTTATGAGACGGAAAGACTCCAAAGAGCATCTAGGATTGATGGTTTCTCAAAGAAACAACTGTGCAATTCTTCAGATGCTTTTACCTCAGACTCAAGTTACCCGAAATGCAGAAAAAGAGACCGGGCTGGAAGCGAACCTCCGATCAGCAGAACAGAGAATGCGGCTAAAATAAGCCAAGGCATTAAATTGAAACGTTCTGTCAGTGACATTGAGGTTGAACGAGGTGATTTATTGACCAGAGTCGAGTTACCAAGACGTGGAAGCTTTTTAAAATCCAGCAGCACTAGGTTACCTGCAAATGTCCATGGTGGCACTCCGTTGGGATTCACAGAACTCTTTGATGAATTCAGAAATCAAGAGGGACTGACTAGCGTCGATGATATTCTAGATGTTATCATTG atCCTGAAGGGATGTCTTTCAATGAATTGAAACCTCTTtacaaagaatttttattgaaactgGCATCGACTTTAACCCAGGACGAGTTGTATCAAAGGTCAGCGAATATTATGAAACGCAGACGACGCCCGCAGAGGAGAAGATCAACACGGAAATCCAGTCTCCTTGGTCGCGCTATCAGAAGATCTGTTTCGAAATTAAAAACCGGGCCAACCGAGTTCACGTCTGTTATATTTCCAGCCCGGAAATTCAGTGAAAGTTTTGACAGCAGTTCGTCTTGTGATGTAAGAAATAGTCGGAACAGAGTTCTAGCCAGCAGGTTGAGCCGAAGAAAATCATCCTGGAGAAAATCATCTAAAGCTGTCAACTCGGAGGACAGTGACAC gcAAGCGTGCGGCCCGGAGTGCGGGTGCGAATCGGAGCAGCAGCGGCTACGTGAGTTGCAGCGAATGCAGCTACGACTCTGA